A DNA window from Ornithobacterium rhinotracheale DSM 15997 contains the following coding sequences:
- the wecB gene encoding non-hydrolyzing UDP-N-acetylglucosamine 2-epimerase → MKKILIVFGTRPEAIKMAPLVKGFQNDMQNFETRVCVTAQHREMLDQVLDFFQITPDYDLNLMRPGQNLNQLTAEILIQLKSVLDDFQPDFVFVHGDTTTSMAAALASFYQQITVCHIEAGLRTYNLASPFPEEMNRQITARIAQYHFAPTPRAKQNLINEGIAEKNIIVTGNTVIDALMQSVEKIKQNPSIVHQDLIDKIKNQEIILITGHRRENHGTGIQNICRAILALAQKYPEKRFIYPVHLNPKIKEPVQELLGNTENILLVPPLAYQDFIWLMNQSKIIITDSGGIQEEAPSLGKPVLVTRNTTERPEALEHGTVILVGTDTQKIINETSRLLDNTAFYAQMSNLHNPYGDGKACEKIINFTENLNQ, encoded by the coding sequence ATGAAGAAAATCTTAATCGTATTTGGAACGCGCCCCGAAGCCATCAAAATGGCTCCACTCGTAAAAGGCTTTCAAAATGATATGCAAAATTTTGAAACCCGAGTGTGCGTTACAGCACAACACCGAGAAATGCTCGACCAAGTGCTGGATTTTTTCCAAATTACACCTGATTATGATTTAAATTTAATGCGACCAGGGCAAAATCTAAATCAGCTTACGGCAGAAATCTTAATTCAGCTAAAATCGGTTTTAGATGATTTTCAGCCCGATTTCGTTTTTGTGCACGGCGACACCACCACAAGCATGGCGGCAGCATTGGCAAGTTTTTATCAGCAAATCACCGTGTGCCACATTGAAGCGGGATTACGCACCTATAATTTAGCTTCGCCTTTTCCCGAGGAGATGAATCGCCAAATAACGGCTCGCATAGCACAATATCATTTTGCGCCCACGCCACGCGCCAAACAGAATTTAATCAACGAAGGGATTGCCGAAAAAAATATCATCGTTACGGGCAACACCGTCATCGATGCGTTGATGCAATCGGTAGAGAAAATTAAACAAAATCCTAGTATCGTTCATCAAGATTTAATTGATAAAATTAAAAATCAAGAAATAATTTTAATCACGGGACATCGCCGAGAGAATCACGGTACAGGCATTCAAAACATTTGTCGAGCCATTCTTGCTTTGGCTCAAAAATACCCAGAAAAGCGTTTTATTTATCCCGTACATTTAAATCCTAAAATCAAAGAACCTGTTCAGGAACTTTTGGGCAATACAGAAAATATTTTACTAGTTCCACCACTCGCCTATCAAGATTTTATTTGGCTGATGAATCAATCCAAAATCATAATTACCGATAGCGGGGGCATTCAAGAAGAAGCACCGAGTTTAGGCAAGCCCGTCTTAGTAACACGAAACACCACCGAGCGTCCAGAGGCTTTGGAACACGGAACCGTGATTCTTGTAGGTACCGATACGCAAAAAATAATTAATGAAACTTCTCGATTGCTAGACAATACCGCTTTTTATGCACAAATGAGCAATTTGCACAACCCTTATGGTGATGGCAAAGCCTGCGAAAAAATCATTAACTTTACAGAAAATTTAAACCAATGA
- a CDS encoding FKBP-type peptidyl-prolyl cis-trans isomerase → MKKIFLALSVAAVFVACKNNDSKVNSEVSQEGLDASYAFGMTLAEQLEGFKNNPANKDSINYSEVEKGVKDYFNNEEKMSSYAYGINIAKQINGVLENEMLKDGLSRDEIIKGFSDYLNKKETRIKKDSVEIVMNSYANNQQKKMQLEQAKEAKENKEKGKEFIAEKAKDPAVKTTQSGLAYKVLNEGSGDNVKIGDHVKIKYTGKTIDGKVFDSSEQNQPEGIDFLLQDGALIPGWVEGLQLMKVGSKYEFYIPAELAYGDSKAGEDIAPGSTLIFDVEVVSKDTPKE, encoded by the coding sequence ATGAAAAAAATATTTTTAGCACTATCTGTAGCAGCAGTGTTTGTTGCTTGTAAAAATAACGACAGCAAAGTAAATTCTGAAGTTAGTCAAGAAGGTTTAGATGCGTCTTATGCTTTTGGTATGACATTGGCAGAGCAATTAGAAGGCTTCAAAAACAATCCTGCAAACAAAGACTCAATCAATTACAGCGAAGTTGAAAAAGGAGTGAAAGACTACTTTAACAACGAAGAAAAAATGAGTTCTTATGCATACGGAATTAATATTGCAAAACAAATCAATGGTGTTTTAGAAAACGAAATGCTTAAAGATGGTTTAAGTCGAGATGAAATCATCAAAGGTTTTAGCGATTATTTAAATAAGAAAGAAACTAGAATCAAAAAAGATTCTGTGGAAATCGTGATGAATAGCTATGCCAACAATCAGCAGAAAAAAATGCAACTAGAGCAAGCTAAAGAAGCAAAAGAAAACAAAGAGAAAGGTAAAGAATTTATCGCGGAAAAGGCTAAAGACCCAGCTGTAAAAACTACGCAATCTGGCTTGGCTTATAAAGTATTGAACGAAGGTTCTGGCGATAATGTAAAAATTGGAGATCATGTAAAAATCAAATACACAGGAAAAACCATCGACGGAAAAGTGTTTGATAGTTCTGAGCAAAATCAACCAGAAGGTATCGACTTCCTTTTGCAAGACGGAGCCCTTATCCCTGGATGGGTAGAAGGTTTACAACTTATGAAAGTAGGTTCTAAATACGAATTCTATATCCCAGCAGAATTAGCTTATGGCGACTCAAAAGCTGGCGAAGACATCGCTCCAGGTTCTACTTTGATTTTTGATGTTGAAGTAGTGAGCAAAGACACTCCAAAAGAGTAA
- a CDS encoding Dyp-type peroxidase: MCKKYQNVTDYPNNNTIFSVWMLRENTDYVSVFKDLCALVINLNNTAAVRFPNDQASIVLGIGYQAWKKLNLPEPLPKELKDFVEIKGAKYTAVSTPGDLHFHIRAREKSLCYDMATEIAKVLKPVADCTVNIEGFKYWDGRSILGFVDGTENPRGEDRVHFGVVGEEDPMYAGGSYLFAQKYLHNMFAWNDLSIEEQEKVIGRSKQNDVEMSDDVKPDNSHIALTNIEDENGEELKIIRENMPFGNPSTQEVGTYFLAYASTFSTTEHMLKHMFIGEPEGNYDRILDFSTPVTGTLFFVPSLDMLEEFAE, translated from the coding sequence ATGTGTAAAAAGTATCAAAATGTAACGGATTACCCGAATAATAACACCATTTTCTCTGTCTGGATGTTGAGAGAAAACACCGATTATGTTTCTGTGTTTAAGGATCTTTGTGCATTGGTCATTAATCTAAATAATACGGCTGCTGTGCGTTTTCCAAATGATCAAGCAAGTATAGTTTTGGGCATTGGCTACCAAGCGTGGAAAAAGCTAAATTTGCCCGAGCCTCTGCCTAAAGAGTTAAAAGATTTTGTAGAAATCAAGGGAGCGAAATATACGGCAGTTTCTACGCCAGGGGATTTGCATTTTCACATCAGAGCTAGAGAAAAAAGTTTGTGTTATGACATGGCAACCGAGATTGCTAAAGTGTTGAAACCTGTGGCAGATTGCACAGTAAATATCGAAGGGTTTAAATACTGGGACGGGCGTTCGATTCTTGGTTTTGTAGACGGAACCGAAAACCCAAGAGGAGAGGATCGTGTGCATTTTGGCGTTGTGGGAGAGGAGGATCCAATGTATGCGGGCGGAAGTTATCTTTTTGCACAAAAATACCTGCACAACATGTTTGCTTGGAACGATTTAAGCATCGAGGAACAAGAAAAAGTAATTGGGCGAAGCAAGCAAAATGATGTGGAAATGAGCGATGATGTAAAGCCAGACAACTCGCACATTGCCCTCACCAATATCGAAGATGAGAACGGAGAGGAGCTAAAAATCATTCGCGAAAATATGCCTTTTGGGAATCCCTCTACGCAAGAAGTGGGGACTTACTTTTTGGCTTATGCAAGTACATTTTCTACAACAGAGCATATGTTAAAGCACATGTTCATTGGCGAGCCAGAGGGAAATTATGATAGAATTTTAGATTTCAGTACGCCAGTTACGGGAACTTTGTTTTTTGTACCAAGTTTGGACATGCTGGAAGAATTTGCTGAATAA
- a CDS encoding M1 family aminopeptidase: MKKAVFSLLCISLGLHVHAQNTGKDIYRPEQEQINNLIDTKLDIKLNFDNQSIDGKEWLTLKPHFYPTDSLTLDAKNMLIHQISLVNNNGNTTPLQYDYDLNQQKLKIKLNKTYTRDQTYKIFIQYTAYPEGVPGRDKKYYSKDKGLYFINPQGKNSYIPTQAWTQGEPMDNSGWFPTIDSPNQKTTQEISLTVPKNFVTLSNGTLTSKIDNANGTRTDNWRQTQKHAPYLFFIGVGDFAVVEDQWKGRPVNYYVEPEYKSVAKEIFGKTPEMLTFFSEKFGYEYPWDKYSQMVVRDFVTGAMENTTAVSHSQTAQQKHGELVDKNVWEDVIAHELAHHWFGDLVTSESFANLTVNEGFANYSEYLWREHKYGKDYADELREEDLEDYFSGNNFHKDLVRFDYKKVGDMFDRVTYNKGGYILHMLRSYLGDDAFFESIKYFLNHHEYQKAEAQQLRLAFEHVTGKDLNWFFNQWFFGHGHPKINVVTEYKPNEVVVNLKQTQSPLFEFPLTIDVYENGKRTRHKVWVKKEPLNTFKFSTQGKAQLVVVDGINDIVVEFNEEKPVDLYVQQYLLCKDELPSRMQAIKKLAYNQLISKNALSTLITAMKDPSAGIRKLAIESLDVTDSVVQEQAEEALAKIAESDPKTLVRAEALKKLAQIDKDKKYLNLFKNALKSESFAVKGAAIDYLSQNAPEELDNLSEDLDIKLAVNSPRLLEKLIPQWRQENKINYFPELNEMAALYALMPYIKPEYAKASQMAFDWILSTNDLASTQAIAKVYSNYYKFMKENQKEAIPFLRAMANNALELKQKTYQQYPNDDLKKQIEVLEEVINEIKD, translated from the coding sequence ATGAAAAAAGCAGTTTTCAGTTTGCTATGCATAAGCCTTGGGCTTCATGTACATGCGCAAAATACGGGAAAAGATATTTATAGACCAGAGCAGGAGCAAATCAATAATTTGATTGATACGAAATTAGATATAAAATTGAATTTCGACAATCAATCGATTGATGGCAAGGAGTGGCTTACGCTAAAACCTCACTTCTACCCTACGGATTCGCTTACGCTGGACGCCAAAAATATGTTGATTCATCAAATTTCGCTTGTAAACAATAATGGAAACACTACGCCATTGCAGTATGATTACGATTTGAATCAGCAGAAATTAAAGATTAAATTAAATAAAACTTATACACGAGATCAGACTTACAAAATCTTTATTCAGTACACAGCTTATCCAGAGGGCGTGCCTGGACGAGATAAAAAGTATTATTCTAAAGATAAAGGTTTGTATTTCATCAATCCACAAGGCAAAAACTCCTATATCCCAACACAAGCTTGGACACAGGGAGAGCCTATGGACAATTCGGGCTGGTTTCCTACAATTGATTCGCCCAACCAGAAGACCACGCAAGAAATTAGCCTTACAGTTCCCAAGAATTTCGTAACGCTATCAAACGGAACGCTTACTTCTAAAATTGATAATGCCAACGGAACTCGCACCGATAATTGGCGACAAACGCAAAAACATGCACCTTACTTATTCTTCATCGGTGTGGGAGATTTTGCCGTGGTAGAAGACCAATGGAAAGGACGCCCTGTAAATTATTATGTGGAGCCTGAATATAAATCTGTAGCCAAAGAAATTTTCGGAAAAACCCCTGAAATGCTGACTTTTTTCTCTGAGAAATTTGGCTATGAATATCCTTGGGATAAATATTCGCAAATGGTGGTGCGTGATTTTGTAACAGGTGCCATGGAAAACACCACAGCGGTGAGCCATTCGCAAACGGCTCAGCAAAAACATGGTGAACTAGTAGATAAAAATGTTTGGGAAGATGTCATTGCACACGAATTGGCGCATCACTGGTTTGGAGATTTGGTAACGAGCGAAAGCTTTGCCAATCTTACTGTAAACGAAGGATTTGCCAATTATAGCGAATACCTATGGCGCGAGCATAAATACGGAAAAGATTATGCCGATGAGCTGCGCGAAGAAGATTTAGAAGATTATTTTTCTGGGAACAATTTTCACAAAGATTTAGTTCGCTTTGATTATAAAAAAGTGGGCGACATGTTTGACCGAGTAACTTACAACAAAGGCGGATACATCCTGCACATGCTCAGAAGTTATTTAGGCGACGACGCTTTCTTTGAATCTATTAAATATTTCTTGAACCACCACGAGTATCAAAAAGCTGAAGCTCAGCAATTGCGATTGGCATTTGAACATGTTACGGGAAAAGATTTAAACTGGTTTTTCAACCAATGGTTTTTTGGACATGGGCACCCAAAAATCAATGTGGTAACTGAGTATAAACCTAACGAAGTGGTTGTTAATTTAAAACAAACACAATCTCCTTTGTTTGAGTTCCCGCTCACCATTGATGTCTACGAAAATGGCAAAAGAACTCGCCATAAAGTTTGGGTAAAAAAAGAACCGCTTAACACCTTTAAATTCAGCACACAAGGAAAAGCACAATTGGTGGTGGTAGATGGAATCAATGATATTGTGGTTGAGTTTAATGAAGAGAAACCTGTGGATTTATATGTTCAACAATATTTACTGTGCAAAGATGAATTGCCGTCGAGAATGCAAGCTATTAAAAAATTGGCATACAATCAGTTGATAAGTAAAAATGCACTTTCTACATTAATTACTGCAATGAAAGATCCGTCTGCTGGTATCAGAAAATTAGCCATAGAATCGCTTGATGTTACCGATTCTGTGGTGCAAGAGCAAGCGGAAGAAGCACTGGCTAAAATTGCTGAAAGCGATCCAAAAACGCTAGTTCGTGCCGAAGCTTTGAAGAAATTAGCTCAAATAGACAAAGACAAAAAGTATTTGAATTTATTTAAAAATGCTTTAAAATCAGAATCTTTTGCAGTGAAAGGTGCTGCAATTGATTATTTAAGTCAAAATGCACCAGAGGAATTAGACAATCTATCAGAAGATTTAGATATAAAATTAGCCGTAAACTCTCCGAGATTGTTGGAGAAATTAATTCCTCAATGGCGACAAGAAAATAAAATCAATTATTTTCCTGAGCTAAATGAAATGGCAGCTCTCTACGCACTCATGCCATACATAAAACCTGAGTATGCTAAGGCTTCTCAAATGGCTTTTGATTGGATTCTCTCTACCAACGATTTGGCATCTACCCAAGCGATTGCCAAAGTATATAGCAACTATTATAAATTTATGAAAGAGAACCAAAAAGAGGCAATTCCTTTCTTGCGTGCAATGGCAAACAATGCACTTGAGCTTAAACAAAAAACTTATCAGCAATATCCAAACGATGATTTGAAAAAGCAAATAGAAGTTTTGGAAGAAGTAATCAATGAAATTAAAGATTAA
- the yidC gene encoding membrane protein insertase YidC, with amino-acid sequence MQESKFDKNQLIGFGLMILLLIGYWFFTKPTPEQIEAEKKKQELALKEKQQAEQNKEKTADFANTQPAVAQSSIAPQTFKLENDKVLIEISNKGAQITRVELKDYKAYDDKTGKHDKPLYLINGGNTNVALQFNDKQGRKLDLSKRMFTANQNGSTVTFTTQENGATIQYVYTLNGDYALDFSIRSNGLSNLTNDKTANLAINMNALSQEKGKSWEKRVTDFHYSLNNFSKETYTRGDKVIDDEKVDWVAFKQQFFSTILEPKVAWDNVKLNVTDDPKDDTVHSKKFDFDTNLAINGELNQAYTWYFLPLEFDLLKTYKKDFQHIIPFGWGIFGWINEWAILPTFKFMASWGLKYGWVIALLTIVVKLITSPIMYKQYKQSAMMRVLKPDMEAINEKYKGPENQMKRQQETMNLYRTAGVNPLAGCLPALLQIPIFYALFNFFPNVIQLRGKGFLWADDLTAYDSIMHLPFNIPFYGNHVSLFALMYVVTMVIYFKFSGNMMQTPKQEGMPDMRFMMYIMPIMFIFFLNSYASGLSWYYFVSNAINIGLVLFIKNVMIDDAKIHAKIQSNKQNPKKRKKSKWQEKLDQAMKQAQEQQRLKNNQK; translated from the coding sequence ATGCAAGAAAGTAAATTTGACAAAAATCAGCTCATCGGTTTTGGGCTGATGATTTTATTGCTTATCGGGTACTGGTTTTTTACCAAACCTACTCCTGAGCAAATTGAAGCTGAGAAGAAAAAACAAGAATTAGCCTTAAAAGAAAAGCAACAAGCTGAACAGAATAAAGAAAAAACAGCAGATTTTGCAAATACGCAGCCTGCTGTGGCACAGTCCTCTATTGCTCCACAAACTTTTAAATTAGAAAATGACAAAGTTTTAATTGAAATTTCTAACAAAGGAGCACAAATCACAAGAGTTGAGCTAAAGGATTATAAGGCATACGACGACAAAACTGGAAAACACGACAAGCCACTTTATTTAATAAATGGCGGAAACACCAATGTAGCACTACAATTTAACGATAAACAAGGTAGAAAGCTAGATCTTTCTAAAAGAATGTTTACCGCTAATCAAAACGGGAGCACCGTTACATTTACCACACAAGAAAATGGTGCTACCATTCAATATGTATATACATTAAATGGTGATTACGCTTTAGATTTCTCGATCAGATCTAATGGTTTAAGCAATTTGACTAATGACAAAACAGCGAATCTAGCCATCAACATGAATGCCCTTTCTCAAGAAAAAGGTAAATCATGGGAAAAGCGTGTAACTGATTTTCATTATAGTTTAAACAACTTTAGCAAAGAAACCTACACCCGTGGAGACAAAGTTATCGATGATGAAAAGGTGGATTGGGTAGCCTTTAAGCAACAATTTTTCTCTACAATTCTAGAGCCAAAAGTAGCTTGGGATAATGTGAAATTAAATGTTACAGATGATCCAAAAGATGATACTGTACACTCTAAAAAATTCGATTTTGATACTAATTTAGCCATCAATGGTGAATTAAATCAAGCTTACACTTGGTACTTCTTACCTTTAGAATTTGATTTATTAAAAACTTACAAAAAAGATTTCCAGCACATTATTCCATTTGGTTGGGGAATCTTCGGGTGGATCAACGAATGGGCTATTTTGCCTACCTTTAAATTCATGGCAAGCTGGGGCTTGAAATATGGGTGGGTGATTGCACTACTTACCATTGTAGTAAAATTGATTACATCTCCAATCATGTACAAGCAGTATAAGCAAAGTGCAATGATGCGTGTACTAAAACCAGATATGGAAGCAATCAACGAGAAATATAAAGGTCCTGAAAACCAAATGAAACGCCAGCAAGAAACGATGAATCTGTACCGAACTGCTGGAGTCAATCCACTTGCAGGATGTTTACCAGCATTGTTGCAAATTCCGATTTTCTATGCTTTATTCAACTTTTTCCCAAATGTTATTCAGCTTAGAGGTAAAGGATTCTTGTGGGCAGATGATTTAACAGCATACGATTCAATCATGCACTTGCCATTCAATATTCCGTTCTATGGAAACCATGTGAGTTTATTTGCATTGATGTATGTGGTAACTATGGTAATCTATTTCAAATTCTCTGGAAACATGATGCAAACACCAAAACAAGAAGGAATGCCAGATATGCGTTTTATGATGTACATTATGCCTATCATGTTCATCTTCTTCTTGAATAGCTACGCATCAGGACTTTCTTGGTACTATTTTGTATCCAATGCGATTAACATTGGACTAGTCTTATTCATCAAAAATGTGATGATAGACGATGCTAAAATCCACGCAAAAATCCAAAGTAATAAGCAAAATCCTAAAAAGCGCAAGAAAAGCAAATGGCAAGAAAAACTTGACCAAGCAATGAAACAAGCACAAGAACAACAGAGATTAAAGAATAATCAGAAATAA
- a CDS encoding CTP synthase, translated as MENRETKYIFVTGGVTSSLGKGIVAASLGLLLKARGYRVTIQKLDPYINVDPGTLNPYEHGECYVTEDGAETDLDLGHYERFLNHPTTQANNVTTGRIYQSVIEKERRGDYLGKTVQIIPHITNEIKRRIKLLGRNNEYDIIITEIGGTVGDIESLPFIEAVRQLRYDLGKDNSLMIHLTLVPYLAASGELKTKPTQHSVRFLMESGIQADMLVCRTEHEIPKETLSKLAQFCNIRLGSVIECRDAKTIYDVPLMLHKQGFDKIALEGLNLPAEKEPDLKDWEKFLHNHKKPQHEVEIALVGKYVSLQDSYKSITEAFVHAGARIQTKVKVKWIYSGDLTEQNVKEVLGDVDGILVAPGFGDRGLEGKILACKYARENNVPLLGICLGMQMMVIEFARNVLGLKDAESAETNHATPNPVISLMDEQKNVAYKGGTMRLGNWKCDLKEGSKIKEIYKNNTIQERHRHRYEFNNDYYDEFEKAGLVLSGVNPDTSLVETVEYPNHPFYIGVQFHPEYKSTVATPHPLFKAFLEASLNFKNHKK; from the coding sequence ATGGAAAACAGAGAAACTAAATACATTTTTGTAACCGGAGGGGTTACTTCTTCACTTGGGAAAGGAATTGTTGCCGCGAGTTTGGGGCTATTGCTCAAAGCGAGAGGCTACCGAGTTACGATTCAAAAGCTAGACCCATACATCAATGTCGATCCAGGAACTCTTAATCCATACGAGCACGGAGAATGCTATGTTACCGAAGATGGTGCCGAAACAGATTTAGACTTAGGGCATTATGAAAGGTTCTTGAACCACCCTACTACCCAAGCTAATAATGTTACCACAGGACGCATTTATCAATCGGTGATAGAAAAAGAAAGACGCGGCGATTATTTAGGAAAAACGGTTCAGATTATTCCACATATTACCAATGAGATTAAACGCAGAATCAAATTGCTTGGTAGAAATAACGAGTACGATATCATTATCACAGAAATCGGTGGTACGGTGGGAGATATTGAATCTTTACCTTTTATCGAAGCTGTGCGCCAATTGCGTTATGATTTAGGAAAAGATAACTCGTTGATGATTCATTTAACCTTGGTGCCATATCTTGCAGCAAGTGGTGAATTAAAAACAAAACCTACTCAACACTCTGTTCGTTTTCTCATGGAAAGTGGAATCCAAGCTGATATGCTTGTCTGTCGAACAGAACACGAAATTCCAAAAGAAACTTTATCAAAATTAGCTCAATTCTGTAATATCAGACTTGGTAGCGTGATAGAATGCCGCGATGCTAAAACAATTTATGATGTTCCTTTAATGCTCCATAAGCAAGGTTTTGATAAAATAGCACTTGAAGGGCTTAACCTCCCTGCAGAAAAAGAACCAGATTTAAAAGACTGGGAGAAGTTCTTACATAATCACAAAAAACCACAACACGAAGTAGAAATTGCCCTCGTGGGTAAATATGTTTCTTTGCAAGATTCTTACAAATCAATCACAGAAGCATTTGTACACGCAGGTGCCAGAATCCAAACCAAAGTAAAAGTAAAATGGATTTACTCTGGCGACTTAACTGAGCAAAATGTAAAAGAAGTTTTGGGCGATGTAGATGGTATTTTGGTAGCTCCAGGCTTTGGAGATCGCGGATTGGAAGGTAAAATCTTGGCATGTAAATACGCAAGAGAAAACAATGTGCCTCTATTAGGAATTTGTCTAGGAATGCAAATGATGGTCATTGAATTTGCCCGCAATGTTTTAGGGTTAAAAGATGCAGAAAGTGCAGAGACCAATCATGCTACGCCAAACCCTGTCATCAGTTTGATGGATGAGCAGAAAAATGTGGCTTACAAAGGCGGGACTATGCGTCTTGGAAACTGGAAGTGTGACTTGAAAGAGGGGAGCAAAATCAAAGAAATTTATAAAAATAACACCATTCAGGAGCGTCATCGTCACCGCTACGAGTTCAATAATGATTATTATGATGAATTTGAAAAAGCAGGATTGGTGCTTAGTGGTGTGAACCCAGATACTTCGCTAGTGGAAACCGTGGAATATCCAAATCATCCGTTCTATATTGGGGTACAATTTCACCCAGAATATAAAAGTACCGTGGCAACTCCACACCCATTATTCAAAGCCTTTTTGGAGGCAAGTTTAAACTTTAAAAATCATAAGAAATAA
- a CDS encoding c-type cytochrome yields the protein MFKKITPLIFVGLSIVSCSKKETPQSSESSESVVATTPESPGGKYMKTQCYVCHHPTAPEANRAAPTLYEIKKVYLQPGVSEEQFVKEFVDFTHQPTQEAAKMKEAVKKYGLMPNNGFNREDVEAIAKYIYENDLPKPDWYQEDK from the coding sequence ATGTTCAAAAAAATAACTCCACTCATTTTTGTAGGTTTAAGTATTGTTTCTTGTTCCAAAAAAGAAACACCTCAGTCATCTGAAAGTAGCGAATCTGTTGTAGCCACTACGCCAGAATCTCCTGGGGGAAAATACATGAAAACTCAATGCTATGTATGCCACCACCCTACGGCTCCAGAGGCAAATCGTGCAGCACCTACTTTATATGAAATTAAAAAAGTGTATTTGCAACCAGGTGTTTCAGAAGAGCAATTTGTGAAAGAATTTGTAGATTTCACACACCAGCCTACACAAGAAGCTGCAAAAATGAAAGAAGCGGTAAAAAAATATGGTTTGATGCCTAATAATGGTTTCAATCGCGAAGATGTAGAAGCTATTGCAAAATATATTTACGAAAATGATTTACCTAAACCCGATTGGTATCAGGAAGATAAGTAA